TATCAATTCCTGTTAGTGAAGCTGCTTCTGGATCACTAATCGTAGCGTAGACCACTGGTATCTCTGTATCCTCACTTGCCACAACCATTGTTTGTGCTGCAAGTGTACCAATTGGAATAATAACATCTGCTCCATCTGTTACTGCTTGCTTACCAACTTGCATTAGTGTAGATTGTTCATTTTGACCAGAATAGATTTCTACTTCTGCTGTTTTGTCTAACTCTTTTAATTCGTTTTCAATTGCGACTGCAATCTCATCAATGGATGCGTGATCTAATTGCTTTACGATAACATACTTTTTCGCATCCTTTTTTGATGCAGAGGGTAAAGAACATCCAATCATCATACTGCATAATAAAACACAAATTACCTGTACTAACTTTTTCATGTGATATATCCTCCTTCTCTCTGCATTTTCAGTCATAACATACAAAAACGCCTGCCCATAAAAGGACAAGCGTTAACCTGCGGTACCACCTTTTTTAATAGTCTTTTGACTATTCTCTCTTTGAAAATGCAATCACATTCTCTGTCCTTTAACGCTGACATTGCGTCTTAAATACTTGCATAAGCTTTCATTAAGCCCTCATGGGTCCATTTGCATACCGCATGCCTGCAGGTTTCCACCATCCCCGCTCTCTAGAAGTTGCTTCTGTATGTTTGATCTCCCAATCATCGGTTTGTTATGTTGAAATAGTATGATAGTCAGTAGCTTTTGTCAATTATTTTTATTCATTCAAAACTCTCTTCTTGTATATAACTTGTTGGAAAGTTGTAATGATATACCTATGATTATGACGAAAATAATACAGATACCTGCCATTGCCATAAATGGATTCATCACTAGAAACTGTAATATAGATTTTAGTGATTCATGAAAGTAAGTAGAACATACTGCACCAATTGCAAGTAATAACATTGGTACTGCTGTTAATGTTTTTCCCTTTTTATATCCATATTTAAAATAGATTGGATACTCGATAAAAATAATGATTAATGAGATCAACCCTATACATGGTGCCGCTAGTAATAAGCTATAGAATAAGTCTTCCATAGGATATGCAATTCCTATCAGCATTGCCATAACAACACCAACCACAAGCATGATTATCACAGATACTGTTGCTAGTAAGTATCTACCTTTTACTACATCTTTTGAAGAGATACTGAACAGTTTATATAAAGGATCAATTCCAGATTCTTCACCTACCATGAAAGGGTACCCCGAGAATAATATTGCGAACATTTGTACTGTAGCTAAAACGAACGCTGGATTTTTTGATAATGCGCCATAGAGGGTTCCAAGTCCTATCAGAATCATCAAATTCTTAATCGTTAAATATGGTTTAATGGATAATAAATCCAACTTAAATACTTTTATCGCATTCATTATTTTTCCCTCCCATATAAAATCATAATCTTATCAATTGTAATTTCATCCTCTACATATTCATCTGGTATCTCATGAATCGCATCGCGCTCTACTAAGTATTCAATATTATATTTTGTTTTCTTTTGTCCTAATATTGCGGATGAATCAAGCGTATTTTGATTTTCTAAACCGCATTTCAAAATCATGAAATGGTGTATGAATTCTTCTT
This genomic window from Solobacterium moorei contains:
- a CDS encoding ABC-2 transporter permease; this translates as MNAIKVFKLDLLSIKPYLTIKNLMILIGLGTLYGALSKNPAFVLATVQMFAILFSGYPFMVGEESGIDPLYKLFSISSKDVVKGRYLLATVSVIIMLVVGVVMAMLIGIAYPMEDLFYSLLLAAPCIGLISLIIIFIEYPIYFKYGYKKGKTLTAVPMLLLAIGAVCSTYFHESLKSILQFLVMNPFMAMAGICIIFVIIIGISLQLSNKLYTRREF